The following proteins are co-located in the Clostridiales bacterium genome:
- the nrdG gene encoding anaerobic ribonucleoside-triphosphate reductase activating protein: MTDSNIKLRIAGVVRESIVDGPGIRFVIFAQGCPHHCEGCHNESTHDFKGGYDCDLSRILAEVDKNPLLSGVTFSGGEPFSQAQGFYELGVEIKNRGLDILAYSGYTFEELTKLAEQDKYIEKLLDVIDSLVDGPFILEERDLTLEFRGSRNQRFLKMADYRK; this comes from the coding sequence ATGACAGACAGTAATATAAAGCTGCGGATTGCCGGAGTTGTGAGAGAATCCATCGTTGATGGGCCTGGGATTCGGTTTGTGATCTTTGCACAGGGCTGTCCCCATCATTGCGAGGGCTGTCATAATGAATCCACCCATGATTTTAAGGGAGGCTATGATTGTGATTTGAGCAGGATTCTTGCTGAAGTCGATAAAAATCCGCTGCTGTCCGGCGTGACCTTTTCAGGGGGCGAGCCCTTCAGTCAGGCACAAGGTTTCTACGAACTTGGTGTAGAAATAAAAAATAGAGGACTTGATATTCTCGCTTATTCCGGGTATACTTTTGAAGAGTTAACGAAATTAGCAGAGCAAGACAAATACATCGAGAAGCTTTTGGATGTGATTGATTCTCTTGTGGACGGTCCTTTTATTCTGGAAGAGCGGGATCTGACACTAGAGTTTCGCGGAAGCAGAAATCAGCGTTTTCTTAAAATGGCTGATTACCGAAAATAG